Proteins encoded by one window of Lactobacillus sp. ESL0684:
- the recN gene encoding DNA repair protein RecN codes for MLVELDIKNFAIIKSLKVRFQENMTVLIGETGAGKSIIIDAVSLLMGGRGQKEMVRSGEKKAVVSGLFEISNGSKRIGELCEKYGLPDSDGQLVISRELAVKGRNVVRINGQLTTINVLRELGQYLVDIHGQNDQQILMDQDRQIDLVDNYAPADFKSKLEQYQTDFAAWQESKSKLSHLRKDAQELAQKQDILQFQNDELTAAALSDDNEDEQLEEEYNELNNYQKIVDTANYLLQLYDDDEHGIETLIGDAQIAAGELATYGSKFKEIAKTIDDGVYALTDARSELSNILDEMDFDEERYQYVANRLDTLNSLKKKYGPTLADVFKFYEQVQQELSQFATGGLDEEELQKQVTALEQRLTKEANELHQIREKVARSLEEKIKHELADLYMSKARFEIEITKADSFTNKGTDNIVFLIAPNPGEELMPLVKIVSGGEQSRLILALKAIFSQVEPVGTMIFDEIDTGVSGRVSAAIGQKLHSIGEHKQVIAITHSPQVAAAGDQKYLVAKQVKDGATYTQIGPLTQEETITAIAEMMAGSDVTEAAKQNAADLMRSFKQKK; via the coding sequence ATGTTAGTTGAACTGGACATCAAGAATTTTGCAATCATTAAATCATTGAAGGTTCGCTTTCAAGAAAATATGACGGTACTAATTGGTGAAACTGGTGCCGGAAAGTCTATCATCATTGATGCTGTTTCATTATTAATGGGTGGACGTGGCCAAAAAGAAATGGTGCGCAGCGGCGAAAAGAAGGCTGTTGTTAGCGGCTTGTTTGAAATTAGTAATGGTTCTAAGCGAATTGGCGAGCTTTGCGAAAAATATGGGTTACCCGATTCGGATGGTCAACTGGTCATTAGTCGTGAATTAGCTGTTAAAGGCCGCAATGTTGTGCGAATTAATGGTCAATTGACAACAATTAATGTCTTACGCGAATTGGGTCAATATTTGGTTGATATTCATGGTCAAAACGATCAACAAATTCTAATGGATCAGGATCGGCAAATTGATTTAGTTGATAATTATGCACCTGCAGACTTTAAAAGTAAGCTTGAACAATATCAGACTGATTTTGCTGCTTGGCAAGAAAGCAAGTCTAAACTGAGTCATTTGCGTAAAGATGCACAGGAGTTAGCTCAAAAGCAAGATATTTTGCAATTTCAAAATGATGAGCTAACTGCAGCTGCTTTAAGTGATGATAATGAAGATGAGCAGCTTGAAGAAGAATACAACGAGCTAAATAATTATCAAAAGATCGTTGATACGGCTAATTATTTGTTGCAGCTATATGACGATGATGAGCATGGAATTGAAACTTTAATCGGGGATGCACAAATAGCCGCCGGAGAACTAGCTACTTATGGTAGTAAGTTTAAAGAAATTGCTAAGACAATTGATGATGGTGTTTATGCGCTAACTGATGCTCGCAGTGAATTATCGAATATTCTTGATGAAATGGATTTTGATGAAGAAAGATATCAGTATGTTGCTAATCGGTTAGATACTCTTAATTCGCTAAAGAAAAAATATGGTCCAACTTTAGCAGATGTTTTTAAATTTTATGAGCAAGTCCAACAAGAACTGAGTCAGTTTGCAACTGGTGGCCTAGATGAAGAAGAACTACAAAAACAAGTTACTGCTCTTGAGCAACGTTTGACTAAAGAAGCTAATGAGTTACATCAAATTCGAGAAAAAGTGGCACGGTCACTTGAAGAAAAGATCAAGCATGAGCTAGCTGACTTATATATGTCTAAAGCACGGTTTGAGATAGAGATTACTAAGGCTGATAGTTTTACCAATAAAGGAACTGATAATATTGTTTTCTTAATTGCTCCAAATCCGGGTGAAGAATTAATGCCACTAGTTAAAATTGTTTCTGGTGGTGAACAATCAAGACTGATCCTGGCTTTGAAGGCAATTTTTAGTCAGGTAGAACCAGTTGGCACCATGATTTTTGACGAGATTGATACTGGTGTCTCGGGTCGAGTATCAGCTGCGATTGGCCAAAAACTGCATTCAATTGGTGAACATAAGCAAGTAATTGCGATCACTCACTCACCTCAAGTGGCTGCAGCAGGAGATCAAAAATATTTGGTAGCTAAGCAGGTCAAAGATGGTGCAACTTACACCCAAATTGGTCCGCTAACACAGGAAGAAACGATTACCGCTATTGCTGAAATGATGGCTGGTAGTGATGTAACTGAGGCAGCTAAGCAGAATGCGGCTGATTTAATGAGGAGTTTTAAGCAGAAAAAGTGA
- a CDS encoding GNAT family N-acetyltransferase, with protein sequence MKLVNKVTLSECEQAAAGQLIKQIHEADQTYSDPYLSNQYNYFPDMPTFVLAYEADQLVGLVMIYADEEPDSEVDLHVEVAPEFRKQGIAKRLLEQTYQILAKYSYSDYNFVSEMSFLQKNPAFLTKNALEIVDREYHMRTLKPTKIAISDKLVDSLAVKTMSESDVEQVALMHSAAFNESFSTSMQYIRQSLADESCLSFNLIYQKEIVGYCCVDLGDYAYFFGLCVAPVYCGQGFATFMIKQAMSLLQVKGVQEFVLDVDRDNLPAIRAYQNAGFEIKTEVVYLKELKHE encoded by the coding sequence GTGAAATTAGTTAATAAAGTGACGTTAAGTGAGTGTGAACAAGCAGCAGCTGGCCAATTAATTAAGCAAATTCATGAAGCTGACCAGACCTATTCAGATCCCTATCTAAGTAACCAATATAATTATTTTCCGGATATGCCAACTTTTGTTTTAGCTTATGAAGCTGACCAGTTAGTTGGCTTGGTTATGATTTATGCAGATGAAGAACCTGACAGTGAGGTAGATTTGCATGTAGAAGTTGCTCCTGAGTTTCGCAAACAAGGTATTGCGAAGCGACTGCTTGAACAGACTTATCAGATTCTGGCTAAATATAGCTATTCTGATTATAACTTTGTATCAGAAATGAGTTTTCTACAAAAAAATCCAGCCTTTTTGACGAAAAATGCTTTAGAAATCGTTGATAGGGAATATCATATGAGAACTTTAAAGCCTACTAAAATTGCTATATCGGATAAATTAGTTGATAGTCTTGCGGTTAAAACAATGTCTGAATCGGATGTTGAGCAAGTAGCACTGATGCATTCTGCAGCATTTAATGAAAGTTTTTCTACTTCTATGCAATATATCAGGCAAAGTTTGGCGGACGAAAGTTGTCTGAGTTTCAATTTGATTTATCAAAAAGAAATTGTTGGTTATTGCTGCGTTGATTTAGGTGATTATGCGTATTTCTTTGGTTTATGTGTTGCACCAGTATACTGTGGACAAGGATTTGCAACGTTTATGATTAAGCAAGCAATGAGTCTATTACAAGTAAAAGGTGTCCAAGAGTTTGTTTTGGATGTTGATAGGGATAACTTACCAGCAATTCGAGCTTATCAAAATGCTGGCTTTGAAATCAAAACTGAAGTGGTCTATTTGAAAGAGTTAAAGCATGAATAA
- a CDS encoding ASCH domain-containing protein: protein MNKELNKYWHDFCQQRGIDSNKLDEAYAFGDNVEMANQLADLVNRGIKTATTSIYDEREPVAPVGQYSIILDGSGQPVCVIQNKVVEVMPFKQVSQEHAYHEGEGNRDYETWCKEHWNFFTKECQAEGFGDFTEDTKVVCEVFTKIE, encoded by the coding sequence ATGAATAAAGAACTTAATAAATATTGGCACGATTTTTGTCAGCAGCGTGGAATTGATTCAAATAAATTGGATGAGGCGTATGCATTTGGCGACAATGTTGAAATGGCAAATCAATTAGCTGATTTGGTCAATCGTGGTATTAAAACAGCCACGACCAGTATCTATGATGAGCGAGAACCAGTTGCTCCAGTTGGTCAGTACTCTATTATTCTAGATGGGTCCGGGCAGCCAGTCTGCGTGATACAAAATAAGGTTGTCGAAGTGATGCCTTTTAAGCAAGTTTCTCAAGAGCATGCCTATCATGAAGGTGAAGGCAATCGTGATTATGAAACTTGGTGTAAAGAACACTGGAATTTCTTTACTAAAGAGTGTCAGGCAGAGGGCTTTGGCGACTTTACGGAAGATACTAAAGTAGTTTGTGAAGTTTTTACAAAAATTGAATAA
- a CDS encoding SLAP domain-containing protein, translating into MKRASLKNGMVKVICGAALSVIAIGYHQNVQQPQTVQAASVSQVSVSNWQELATALSNKSVGKITLTSSISGPQEENPTWITVNGNKEINGSGNSINLNEHYLLGDDSTATITLKNLTIVGSKTDDLSMGFFKQINLVNTKAEDLAFSSPVSLSGTTSVSYQASGVPFRSALKVADNAHVTVNDKPTGGSGHDYFFNNRLTIGDDASLNLDVDGVARIFDKTDDYKSPQVKAGNNSDIEITASNNLDPDTLPQFTHTKYVVNFTLGKGTGLKVNEDFKDNSLSAVKVKAQSPKLVKLSSAKTDSTSKPAQNDDDDTFDIEIPAGADKVIPSRDTDVYDAQGQLVSGMYVEGGQPVAVTGKTTINGQEFYETADDGDEKMYLKAEDIDGISRKSNCNAAYYNKSGRKLNKAKISKGTRVRSYGKPVTINGKKYYWIAANQYVRASDFD; encoded by the coding sequence ATGAAAAGAGCAAGTTTAAAAAATGGAATGGTTAAAGTAATCTGTGGCGCAGCATTATCAGTTATTGCAATCGGATATCACCAAAATGTGCAGCAGCCTCAAACAGTTCAAGCTGCATCTGTAAGCCAAGTTAGTGTCAGCAACTGGCAAGAACTGGCAACAGCTTTGAGTAACAAATCTGTCGGCAAAATTACTTTAACTAGTTCAATCAGTGGACCGCAAGAAGAAAACCCGACTTGGATTACTGTTAACGGGAATAAAGAAATTAATGGTAGTGGCAATTCAATCAACCTTAACGAACACTACCTACTTGGCGATGATAGTACTGCGACAATCACTTTGAAGAATTTAACAATTGTTGGTTCCAAAACTGATGACCTATCAATGGGCTTTTTTAAGCAGATTAATCTAGTAAATACTAAAGCTGAGGATCTGGCTTTTTCATCACCTGTGAGTCTTTCTGGCACGACTAGCGTCAGTTATCAAGCATCCGGTGTGCCATTTAGAAGTGCACTCAAAGTCGCTGATAATGCCCACGTAACAGTCAACGACAAGCCAACCGGTGGCAGTGGCCATGATTACTTCTTCAACAATCGCTTAACTATTGGTGATGATGCATCATTAAATCTTGATGTAGACGGTGTTGCCCGCATTTTTGACAAAACTGATGACTATAAGAGCCCACAAGTTAAGGCTGGTAACAACTCTGACATCGAAATTACTGCCAGCAATAATCTCGATCCAGACACTCTGCCACAATTCACCCATACAAAATACGTTGTCAACTTTACTTTAGGCAAGGGAACTGGATTAAAGGTTAACGAAGATTTCAAGGATAATAGCCTATCAGCAGTTAAGGTTAAGGCGCAAAGTCCTAAATTGGTTAAACTGAGCAGTGCCAAGACTGACAGTACCAGTAAACCTGCACAAAATGATGATGACGACACTTTTGACATTGAAATACCAGCCGGTGCTGATAAAGTCATCCCTAGCCGCGACACGGACGTTTATGACGCTCAAGGTCAATTAGTCTCTGGCATGTATGTTGAAGGCGGACAACCTGTCGCTGTTACTGGCAAAACCACTATCAATGGCCAGGAATTCTACGAAACTGCCGACGACGGTGACGAAAAGATGTATCTTAAGGCAGAAGACATTGACGGCATTAGCCGCAAGAGTAACTGTAACGCAGCTTACTACAATAAATCAGGTCGTAAATTAAATAAAGCCAAAATTAGTAAAGGTACTCGCGTTAGAAGCTATGGCAAACCTGTAACTATTAACGGTAAAAAGTACTACTGGATCGCTGCTAACCAATATGTCAGAGCAAGTGACTTTGATTAG
- a CDS encoding TetR/AcrR family transcriptional regulator produces the protein MTRKRNLEQRRQILEVAYRLFKVYGVSGVSTQMIANEAGISKSLLQAYYPYKRDLNDDVIKQFLNVVGGHLNKFVHDGYQMGSMVYAFIYMACSFGITNTNMSLIISEVLSSHEFSDAWENLLLDWLEENNWFSNLKASQSEISAGITFVTAGLSKIYFKHAKLSLDAKKIADYSTRTFLTIFLHFDEENAEKGVTEGMAILRQLDMRKILYEADTMFSPAPYMLYNA, from the coding sequence ATGACTAGAAAGAGAAATTTAGAGCAAAGAAGACAAATATTAGAAGTTGCCTACAGACTGTTCAAGGTTTATGGCGTAAGCGGCGTATCAACGCAAATGATTGCTAATGAAGCTGGTATTTCCAAATCATTGTTGCAGGCATATTATCCTTATAAGCGTGACCTAAATGATGACGTTATTAAGCAGTTCTTAAACGTCGTTGGTGGGCATTTAAATAAGTTTGTGCATGATGGCTATCAGATGGGATCAATGGTATATGCGTTTATCTACATGGCATGTAGTTTTGGGATTACTAATACCAACATGAGTTTGATTATTTCTGAAGTTTTGTCGAGCCATGAATTTTCTGATGCTTGGGAAAATCTGTTACTGGACTGGCTAGAAGAGAATAATTGGTTTTCCAATTTAAAAGCCAGTCAGTCTGAAATTTCTGCTGGGATTACCTTTGTGACAGCTGGCTTGAGCAAGATTTATTTCAAGCATGCAAAGCTATCCTTAGACGCGAAAAAAATTGCCGACTATTCAACTAGGACTTTTTTAACTATCTTTTTACATTTTGATGAAGAAAATGCTGAAAAAGGTGTTACAGAGGGCATGGCGATCCTGCGTCAGCTAGATATGCGCAAAATTTTGTATGAAGCGGATACAATGTTCTCACCAGCACCTTATATGTTATATAATGCTTAA